In Candidatus Saccharimonadales bacterium, the following proteins share a genomic window:
- a CDS encoding M20/M25/M40 family metallo-hydrolase — translation MSTEEILNKLVSYKTVSGNFAETIELLDFADNLLTDCGFHVTRFVTKGYPSLLASTHKSNLKTPRICLASHVDVVKATDDLFKVKRTKEKLSGRGVFDMKFALAAYLNFVQQISSHVQDYDLGIMITSDEEIGGANGVRWLIDDYGYRPTFTILPDHGNHDFWNIEKSSRGIIDLRVVAKGKSGHSSRAWEGENAITKLGKYLYHLNEANFKYQGPTTSTFSINQIKGGLAPTLTQVPDYAEAYLDFRFKDQADRDLLMAEIHRLAKMYDVIIDEVLVDGPVHTVDLKNPFVRELTGTIEEVTRTKIGYVDAYGTTDARYFDNHALQCVVPGLPGGGHHGDDEWIDRKAIKQFDEVLRQYIEKVARYDTPFLTSRVKSTTIKEFRPETVASPKL, via the coding sequence ATGAGTACCGAAGAGATCCTCAACAAGCTAGTAAGCTATAAAACGGTGTCCGGCAACTTCGCCGAGACCATCGAGCTTTTGGACTTCGCTGACAACCTTCTGACCGACTGCGGCTTTCATGTAACGCGGTTTGTGACGAAGGGCTACCCGAGTCTCCTAGCCAGCACCCACAAAAGCAACCTTAAGACCCCTCGTATCTGTCTTGCTTCGCACGTCGATGTCGTCAAAGCGACAGATGATTTATTTAAGGTCAAACGGACGAAAGAGAAGCTCTCAGGTAGAGGCGTCTTTGATATGAAGTTCGCGCTAGCCGCGTATCTAAACTTTGTCCAGCAGATCAGCAGTCACGTCCAAGATTATGACCTTGGCATCATGATTACCAGCGACGAGGAGATCGGCGGGGCCAACGGCGTCCGCTGGTTGATCGACGACTATGGTTATCGTCCGACGTTTACGATCTTGCCCGATCATGGTAACCACGATTTCTGGAACATAGAAAAGTCGTCCAGGGGGATCATAGACCTGCGTGTTGTCGCCAAGGGCAAGTCTGGTCACTCGTCTCGTGCTTGGGAGGGTGAAAATGCCATCACCAAACTGGGTAAGTACCTGTACCACCTTAACGAGGCAAACTTTAAGTATCAGGGGCCCACGACATCAACCTTCAGTATCAACCAAATCAAGGGCGGTCTAGCTCCAACCCTGACTCAAGTGCCAGACTACGCTGAAGCGTATCTGGACTTTCGCTTTAAAGATCAGGCAGATCGAGATCTTCTCATGGCTGAGATTCACCGCCTGGCGAAAATGTACGATGTGATTATCGACGAGGTTTTGGTTGACGGCCCGGTTCATACGGTTGACCTTAAAAACCCCTTTGTAAGAGAGCTCACCGGGACCATTGAAGAGGTGACGAGGACCAAGATCGGCTATGTCGACGCCTATGGGACAACAGATGCCCGCTACTTTGACAATCACGCCCTACAGTGCGTCGTGCCAGGCCTGCCCGGTGGTGGCCACCACGGAGATGATGAATGGATCGATCGTAAGGCCATCAAGCAGTTTGATGAGGTCCTTCGCCAGTACATTGAGAAGGTGGCTCGATACGACACACCTTTCTTGACCTCTCGAGTAAAATCGACTACAATTAAGGAGTTCAGACCAGAGACAGTAGCGAGCCCAAAGCTTTAA
- the rplJ gene encoding 50S ribosomal protein L10, with amino-acid sequence MAITRQKKEELVSELNDLLTNSKLTVLARYEGLNVAQMQALRRAARENGTKIKIVKNRLVKVATPQVAHLKDIDTSVFTGQLLYAFNDQDEVAPAQVLATFAKANPALEFVAGLTNDGKLLDQSEVVALASLPTKDQLRAQLVGTLSAPLTGFMGVLSGNIRGVLNVLSARSESLGA; translated from the coding sequence ATGGCGATTACTCGTCAAAAGAAAGAAGAACTCGTTAGTGAGCTGAATGATCTGCTCACCAATAGTAAATTAACCGTACTAGCACGTTACGAAGGCCTTAACGTAGCCCAGATGCAGGCGCTCAGGCGAGCAGCCCGCGAAAACGGCACCAAGATCAAGATCGTCAAGAACCGCTTGGTTAAGGTCGCCACTCCGCAGGTAGCCCACCTAAAGGACATCGATACGTCCGTCTTCACCGGTCAGCTACTCTATGCCTTCAATGACCAGGATGAGGTTGCTCCAGCCCAAGTGCTGGCAACTTTTGCTAAGGCCAACCCAGCTCTTGAGTTTGTGGCTGGTCTGACCAACGACGGCAAACTGCTCGATCAGAGCGAGGTAGTGGCGCTAGCCAGCCTACCGACCAAGGATCAGCTCCGTGCCCAGTTGGTTGGCACTCTGTCGGCCCCATTGACCGGCTTTATGGGCGTTCTCTCTGGCAACATCCGCGGCGTTCTAAACGTCTTAAGCGCCCGGTCGGAGAGCCTCGGAGCCTAA
- the rplL gene encoding 50S ribosomal protein L7/L12, producing MADEEVKQEETKEEVKEEKSAKVEVPKEFEGLVKELDKMSALEISKFVKFLEEYWGVSAAAPVAVAAAPAAGGGEEAQEDAKSEFDVVLKDGGAQKVAAIKAVKEVTGLGLGEAKALVDGAPKTILEKVDKTKADEAKKKLEEAGATVDVK from the coding sequence ATGGCAGACGAAGAAGTCAAGCAAGAAGAGACAAAAGAAGAGGTTAAGGAAGAGAAAAGCGCCAAGGTTGAAGTTCCTAAGGAATTTGAAGGTCTGGTCAAAGAGCTCGATAAGATGAGTGCTCTTGAGATCAGCAAGTTCGTCAAGTTTCTTGAGGAATACTGGGGTGTTTCAGCTGCTGCGCCTGTAGCTGTTGCTGCAGCCCCTGCCGCCGGTGGCGGTGAGGAAGCTCAGGAAGACGCCAAGAGTGAATTCGACGTCGTTCTCAAGGACGGCGGTGCTCAGAAGGTTGCCGCCATCAAGGCAGTCAAGGAAGTCACCGGTCTTGGTCTTGGTGAGGCTAAGGCGCTCGTTGATGGTGCTCCAAAGACCATTCTTGAGAAAGTTGACAAGACTAAGGCCGACGAAGCTAAGAAGAAGCTCGAAGAGGCCGGCGCTACTGTCGACGTCAAATAG